Proteins encoded in a region of the Leptospira montravelensis genome:
- a CDS encoding adenylate/guanylate cyclase domain-containing protein codes for MSDKESKSLSILDYLSVTVAALGSLGVIISVVMTGWEYEFSFLIGGLLTLLTSSYFVYKTIEKVSKDKQKSGAIWLSYVIAIFMYTLVNTFQPLKDLEENSVSTRFQFLRGSNTKTESEGDTGRIEYIQFQPPAKARKDINIIGITTESLEKLQGTWPLPWSYYADIIETFKESNNILMFDIFFVDYKPGQTEEMAAALQKNRNVLFDYPMEVSAESKEAVLNLEKRIDILRKFQLKNVIDENDAGISWVKFPQPPIEPISELSAGLGFANVKKDESGLNRKMPLVVKVYNSGRDRETEYFPSIDLLIVCKYYGIDVQRDVEVKMGHYVKLSNIPKKIIREFNIKERKFEERDVMQVPNEKREVVIPIDWEGQMEINFVGGRYSFKQNEIFEVTNDWDAELLEANQINNKIFLVAMYYATGRGASKDSHLSPFGDMSGIEHHAHAINTILNQDFLSTVPNWGIFLIYVGLGVMIGFLQPRVKTHIGFAIMLTQLLLYVVAALYIFQTFNLITVLPSVTIEQIVVFVAIIGFRILTEEENVKYIRQTFSKFVSKDVVDELLKHPDNLALGGSKREITIFFSDVRGFTTISEQLGPEDLVKLLNEYLSAMTDIIIEYKGTIDKYMGDAIMAFWGAPVPLEDHAYYACVAALAQLDYLKVLQQKWAERNVPVIDIGCGLNSGPAVVGNMGSSHRMEYTCMGDTINLGSRLEGSNKMYTTNVIISEYTYEKVKDRVVARELDLVRVKGKTQPVRIYELLGITNPEDMEKMKRPLQKAAT; via the coding sequence ATGTCCGACAAAGAATCAAAATCGCTTTCGATTTTGGACTATCTCAGTGTTACCGTTGCCGCACTAGGATCACTTGGTGTGATCATTTCTGTCGTCATGACAGGGTGGGAATACGAATTTTCCTTCCTCATTGGCGGTTTACTCACCCTTCTTACTTCTTCTTATTTTGTATATAAAACCATTGAAAAGGTTTCCAAAGACAAACAGAAGTCAGGCGCTATTTGGTTATCCTATGTGATCGCCATTTTTATGTATACTTTGGTAAACACTTTTCAACCACTCAAAGATTTGGAAGAAAACTCTGTTTCCACAAGGTTCCAGTTTTTACGTGGCTCCAACACTAAAACTGAAAGTGAAGGTGACACAGGTCGTATCGAATACATTCAATTCCAACCACCAGCTAAGGCTCGTAAGGATATCAATATCATTGGTATCACAACCGAATCACTAGAAAAATTACAGGGAACTTGGCCTTTACCTTGGAGTTATTACGCTGACATCATAGAAACCTTCAAAGAATCGAATAACATTCTCATGTTCGATATTTTCTTCGTAGATTACAAACCTGGACAAACAGAAGAGATGGCAGCGGCTCTTCAAAAGAACCGGAATGTGCTCTTTGACTACCCTATGGAAGTCAGTGCGGAATCAAAAGAAGCAGTTCTCAATTTGGAAAAACGAATTGATATCCTTAGAAAGTTTCAGTTAAAAAATGTAATCGATGAAAACGATGCAGGGATTTCTTGGGTTAAATTTCCACAACCTCCCATTGAACCCATTAGCGAATTGTCAGCTGGACTTGGATTTGCGAACGTAAAAAAAGACGAATCTGGTTTGAATCGAAAGATGCCACTCGTTGTGAAAGTTTATAATTCTGGTAGAGACAGAGAAACAGAATATTTCCCTTCTATCGACTTACTCATTGTATGTAAATACTATGGGATTGATGTACAAAGAGATGTGGAAGTCAAAATGGGACATTATGTAAAATTGTCCAACATCCCTAAAAAAATCATTCGTGAGTTCAATATCAAAGAACGTAAGTTTGAAGAAAGGGATGTGATGCAAGTTCCGAACGAAAAAAGAGAAGTTGTGATTCCGATTGATTGGGAAGGACAAATGGAAATCAACTTCGTAGGTGGACGTTATTCCTTCAAACAAAATGAAATTTTCGAAGTCACAAACGATTGGGATGCGGAACTTCTCGAAGCCAACCAAATTAATAATAAAATCTTTCTTGTGGCGATGTATTACGCAACAGGTCGTGGGGCTTCGAAAGACTCCCACTTATCTCCGTTTGGTGATATGTCTGGAATTGAACACCACGCTCATGCAATCAATACCATCCTAAACCAAGACTTTTTATCAACAGTACCTAACTGGGGAATTTTCCTAATTTACGTTGGTCTTGGTGTGATGATTGGATTTTTACAACCAAGGGTAAAAACACATATTGGTTTTGCGATTATGTTAACTCAGCTATTACTTTATGTAGTCGCTGCCCTTTATATTTTCCAAACCTTCAACCTCATTACTGTCCTTCCATCAGTAACCATCGAACAGATTGTAGTATTTGTTGCCATCATTGGATTTAGGATCTTAACAGAAGAAGAAAACGTAAAATACATTCGTCAAACTTTCTCCAAATTCGTCTCTAAAGATGTTGTGGATGAACTCCTCAAACACCCAGACAATTTGGCACTTGGTGGATCCAAACGAGAAATTACAATTTTTTTCTCCGACGTTCGTGGGTTTACAACCATCTCAGAACAGTTGGGACCAGAAGATTTGGTGAAATTACTGAACGAATATTTGTCAGCCATGACAGACATCATCATTGAATACAAAGGAACCATTGATAAGTATATGGGTGATGCGATCATGGCTTTTTGGGGAGCACCAGTTCCTTTGGAAGACCATGCTTACTATGCTTGTGTGGCTGCTCTTGCTCAGTTAGATTATCTAAAAGTCCTACAACAAAAATGGGCAGAACGAAATGTTCCCGTGATCGATATTGGTTGTGGTCTCAACTCCGGTCCAGCCGTTGTGGGAAACATGGGATCATCCCACAGGATGGAATATACTTGTATGGGTGATACCATCAACCTTGGATCCCGATTAGAAGGATCCAATAAAATGTACACCACAAATGTGATCATTTCTGAATACACTTACGAAAAAGTGAAAGACAGAGTGGTCGCTCGGGAGCTGGATTTAGTGCGAGTAAAAGGAAAAACCCAACCTGTTCGGATTTACGAATTGCTTGGAATCACAAACCCAGAAGATATGGAGAAAATGAAGCGGCCTCTCCAAAAGGCGGCAACATGA
- the dxs gene encoding 1-deoxy-D-xylulose-5-phosphate synthase, with product MPSYPYLDKIQFPEDLRKINEEDLPKVCHDLREYIIDTLSDVGGHFASNLGVVELTVALHYVFQTPTDKIIWDVGHQTYPHKILTGRKKELPTVRKWQGLSGFPKREESAYDLYNTGHAGTSISQALGEACARDLLGKDYKVAAVIGDASIATGMALEAMNHGGHIKPNMLVILNDNYMSISKNVGSISNYLNRIISSQVYNRGKTAFYSFLKWIPLIGPALQALAHNMETSFKHFMMRPGGLFEDLGFTYFGPIDGHDVNRVVQMLQNLSKIQGPILLHVLTQKGKGYKPAEADPIKYHGVTPFNKESGKMATSDSNKIGLSKIVGKTLTDLTEKDKRIAVITPAMIEGSGLREYQEVYPEHTFDVGIAEQHSVAFAGAMTSGGAIPFMCIYSTFLTRAMDQLVEDVSLMNLPVRFVIDRAGIVGPDGETHQGLSDLGYLAGLPNMDIIVPSSAQDIIDSLHFMKDYTEHPIAIRFPKDNGDLRELKFETPFSITKAKARLVLEGEELLILSIGFMLPIAKSVAEILKQKGISVSVVDLFWLRPYDKDLVHGQIQKNKRFVILDESYIHAGASGFLLNEIPSDLLGKFLKTFALPPEPIHHGERNQILDHYRLTASQISEELVLSLKK from the coding sequence ATGCCATCATATCCCTATCTCGACAAAATCCAATTTCCGGAAGATCTTAGAAAGATAAACGAAGAGGATCTCCCGAAGGTTTGCCATGACCTTCGGGAATACATCATCGACACCCTCTCTGATGTGGGAGGGCACTTCGCCAGTAACCTAGGCGTTGTGGAGCTCACCGTTGCCTTACATTATGTTTTCCAAACCCCCACTGACAAAATCATCTGGGACGTAGGCCACCAAACTTATCCTCATAAAATTCTCACAGGTCGAAAAAAAGAGCTGCCCACAGTTCGTAAGTGGCAAGGCCTTTCTGGATTTCCCAAACGAGAAGAATCAGCATACGATTTGTACAATACGGGACATGCAGGAACTTCCATTTCCCAAGCCCTTGGTGAGGCTTGTGCCCGTGATTTACTAGGAAAAGATTATAAAGTAGCTGCCGTGATTGGGGACGCATCCATCGCTACAGGTATGGCACTTGAAGCCATGAACCACGGTGGTCATATCAAACCAAATATGTTAGTCATTTTGAATGACAACTATATGTCGATTTCCAAAAACGTAGGTTCGATTTCCAATTATCTCAATCGGATCATTTCCTCTCAGGTATATAACAGAGGTAAAACGGCATTTTATAGTTTTTTAAAATGGATTCCGCTTATCGGTCCCGCCTTACAGGCGCTTGCCCATAATATGGAAACATCCTTTAAACATTTTATGATGCGTCCCGGTGGCCTTTTTGAAGATTTGGGTTTTACCTATTTTGGACCCATTGATGGACATGACGTGAACCGTGTGGTTCAAATGTTACAAAACCTTTCCAAAATCCAAGGCCCCATCCTTTTGCATGTACTAACACAAAAAGGAAAAGGTTATAAACCAGCCGAAGCTGATCCTATCAAATACCACGGTGTCACACCGTTTAACAAAGAGTCGGGGAAGATGGCAACTTCTGACTCAAATAAAATTGGGCTTTCTAAAATCGTTGGAAAAACACTTACCGATTTAACAGAGAAAGACAAACGAATCGCAGTCATTACCCCAGCAATGATAGAAGGATCAGGACTTCGCGAATACCAAGAGGTTTATCCTGAACATACCTTTGACGTAGGAATTGCAGAACAACATTCCGTTGCTTTTGCAGGTGCTATGACGAGCGGTGGTGCCATTCCCTTTATGTGTATTTATTCCACCTTCCTCACACGAGCAATGGACCAACTTGTGGAAGATGTTTCCCTTATGAATTTACCCGTTCGGTTTGTGATCGATCGGGCAGGGATTGTGGGTCCAGACGGCGAAACCCACCAAGGTCTATCTGATCTTGGGTATTTGGCGGGACTTCCCAATATGGATATCATTGTACCCAGTTCGGCGCAAGATATTATCGATAGCCTTCATTTTATGAAGGATTATACAGAACATCCCATTGCCATTCGGTTCCCTAAAGATAATGGCGACTTACGTGAGTTAAAGTTTGAAACTCCGTTTTCGATTACTAAGGCAAAAGCCCGGTTAGTTCTAGAGGGAGAAGAATTGCTAATTTTATCCATTGGGTTTATGTTACCCATTGCGAAGTCAGTAGCAGAAATTTTAAAACAAAAAGGAATCTCGGTTTCCGTTGTGGATCTTTTTTGGTTACGTCCTTATGACAAGGATCTGGTTCACGGACAAATTCAAAAAAACAAAAGGTTTGTGATTTTGGATGAAAGTTATATTCATGCAGGTGCATCTGGTTTTCTATTGAATGAAATTCCATCAGACTTACTTGGTAAATTCTTAAAAACCTTTGCTTTGCCACCAGAACCTATCCACCACGGGGAAAGAAATCAGATTTTGGACCATTACCGTCTCACTGCATCTCAGATTTCAGAAGAATTGGTTCTGTCTTTGAAAAAATAA
- a CDS encoding tetratricopeptide repeat protein: protein MSSSSFQLSLDLAKDHFKVGDLDRAEFHLRSSLELEESEEAYFYLGLVQNALGQWSDALASYYKAVSLNHEYGNPCNEIGVLLLRMGNDKEAVYWLKKSVRCERNDAPHISYFNLATLYKLWNRPERSLQYLHKALCLKKDFSEANDLWRELKSDEEAPSN from the coding sequence TTGTCTTCTAGTTCTTTCCAACTTTCCTTAGATTTAGCAAAAGACCATTTCAAAGTCGGTGACCTTGACCGAGCTGAATTCCACCTTCGTTCCAGTTTGGAATTGGAAGAATCCGAAGAAGCCTATTTTTATTTAGGTTTGGTCCAAAACGCACTTGGCCAATGGAGTGATGCTCTGGCTTCTTATTACAAAGCTGTTAGTTTAAACCACGAATACGGCAATCCATGTAATGAAATTGGCGTTCTTTTGTTACGTATGGGGAACGATAAAGAAGCAGTTTATTGGTTAAAAAAATCCGTTCGTTGTGAACGTAATGATGCCCCTCATATTTCTTATTTTAACCTCGCTACATTGTACAAGTTATGGAATAGACCGGAAAGATCCTTACAATACCTTCATAAAGCATTGTGCTTAAAAAAAGATTTTTCAGAAGCAAACGACCTGTGGAGAGAATTAAAATCCGACGAGGAAGCTCCGTCTAACTAA